One segment of Carya illinoinensis cultivar Pawnee chromosome 1, C.illinoinensisPawnee_v1, whole genome shotgun sequence DNA contains the following:
- the LOC122316886 gene encoding porphobilinogen deaminase, chloroplastic isoform X1, translated as MEAFSGFSSPCLKTPGFLRNTRKHGVGIIRASVAVEQQTEKTKVALIRIGTRGSPLALAQAYETRDKLMATHSELAEEGAIQIVIIKTTGDKILSQPLADIGGKGLFTKEIDEALINCEIDIAVHSMKDVPTYLPEKTILPCNLQREDVRDAFISLSAASVADLPAGSTVGTASLRRKSQLLHKYPSLNVLENFRGNVQTRLRKLNEGAVQATLLALAGLKRLNMTENVTSILSTDEMLPAVAQGAIGIACRSNDDKMANYIASLNHEETRLAVASERAFLETLDGSCRTPIAGYAYKDEDGNCIFKGLVASPDGTRVLETSRKGLYAHEDMVMMGKDAGKELLSRAGPGFFG; from the exons atggagGCCTTTTCTGGGTTCTCTTCGCCCTGCCTTAAGACACCAGGTTTTCTTCGTAATACAAGGAAACATGGCGTGGGAATCATAAGGGCCTCTGTGGCTGTTGAGCAGCAGACAGAGAAGACCAAGGTTGCACTCATCAGAATTGGCACCCGAGGAAG CCCACTAGCACTTGCTCAGGCTTATGAGACAAGAGATAAACTTATGGCAACACATTCAGAACTGGCTGAAGAGGGGGCTATTCAGatagtaataataaaaacaactgGCGATAAGATACTAAGCCAACCACTTGCAGACATAGGTGGGAAGGGCTTATTCACGAAGGAAATTGACGAGGCACTCATAAATTGTGAAATTGACATTGCTGTCCACTCAATGAAAGACGTGCCAACTTATTTACCAGAAAAGACAATTTTACCATGTAACCTGCAGCGTGAGGATGTGCGAGATGCATTTATTTCCTTGAGTGCTGCTTCAGTAGCAGATCTCCCGGCTGGGAGCACTGTTGGTACTGCTTCACTGAGAAGAAAGTCACAGTTACTCCATAAATATCCATCTCTCAAT GTGCTGGAAAATTTTCGTGGGAATGTCCAAACACGATTGAGAAAGCTAAATGAGGGTGCAGTTCAAGCAACATTGTTGGCGCTAGCTGGTCTTAAACGCTTAAATATGACAGAAAATGTGACTTCGATTCTTTCAACTGATGAAATGCTTCCAGCAGTTGCTCAAGGGGCAATTGGGATTGCCTGTAGAAGCAATGATGATAAGATG GCTAATTACATAGCCTCATTGAATCATGAGGAAACAAGACTTGCAGTTGCCTCTGAGAGGGCCTTTCTTGAGACCTTGGATGGATCTTGCCGCACTCCTATTGCCGGATATGCTTACAAGGATGAGGATGGCAATTGCATATTTAAAGGGTTGGTAGCTTCCCCAGATGGAACCCGTG TACTGGAAACATCCAGAAAAGGCCTATATGCTCATGAAGATATGGTTATGATGGGAAAAGATGCTGGCAAGGAGCTCCTTTCGCGGGCTGGTCCTGGCTTTTTTGGTTAG
- the LOC122316937 gene encoding uncharacterized protein LOC122316937 isoform X2, with amino-acid sequence MFRLKCFGSYCEEHPSEVSAAMARSTPNYDWDYEDGKAATGLRTILIESILKSHEDKMWLVKTEEKLSEDVQVLLKDISAARASQQELSSRKSNTQQEIAFFKQWILIVEKRVPELEAEKKVAAAARTFKEAARIAAEAKS; translated from the exons ATGTTTAGACTGAAATGTTTTGGTTCCTACTGTGAAGAACATCCCAGTGAGGTCTCTGCAGCTATGGCAAGGAGCACTCCAAATTATGACTGGGATTATGAAG ATGGAAAGGCAGCTACTGGGTTGAGAACAATTCTGATAGAGTCCATTTTGAAATCCCATGAAGATAAAATGTGGCTTGTGAAGACTGAGGAGAAGCTTTCTGAGGATGTCCAAGTTCTCCTAAAGGACATTTCTGCTGCAAGAGCTTCACAGCAGGAGCTATCTTCAAGAAAGTCAAACACCCAGCAAGAAATAGCATTCTTTAAGCAGTGGATTTTAATTGTAGAAAAAAGAGTCCCAGAGCTGGAAGCGGAAAAGAAAGTTGCTGCTGCTGCGAGAACTTTTAAGGAAGCTGCAAGAATAGCTGCCGAGGCAAAGTCATAG
- the LOC122316886 gene encoding porphobilinogen deaminase, chloroplastic isoform X3 translates to MATHSELAEEGAIQIVIIKTTGDKILSQPLADIGGKGLFTKEIDEALINCEIDIAVHSMKDVPTYLPEKTILPCNLQREDVRDAFISLSAASVADLPAGSTVGTASLRRKSQLLHKYPSLNVLENFRGNVQTRLRKLNEGAVQATLLALAGLKRLNMTENVTSILSTDEMLPAVAQGAIGIACRSNDDKMANYIASLNHEETRLAVASERAFLETLDGSCRTPIAGYAYKDEDGNCIFKGLVASPDGTRVLETSRKGLYAHEDMVMMGKDAGKELLSRAGPGFFG, encoded by the exons ATGGCAACACATTCAGAACTGGCTGAAGAGGGGGCTATTCAGatagtaataataaaaacaactgGCGATAAGATACTAAGCCAACCACTTGCAGACATAGGTGGGAAGGGCTTATTCACGAAGGAAATTGACGAGGCACTCATAAATTGTGAAATTGACATTGCTGTCCACTCAATGAAAGACGTGCCAACTTATTTACCAGAAAAGACAATTTTACCATGTAACCTGCAGCGTGAGGATGTGCGAGATGCATTTATTTCCTTGAGTGCTGCTTCAGTAGCAGATCTCCCGGCTGGGAGCACTGTTGGTACTGCTTCACTGAGAAGAAAGTCACAGTTACTCCATAAATATCCATCTCTCAAT GTGCTGGAAAATTTTCGTGGGAATGTCCAAACACGATTGAGAAAGCTAAATGAGGGTGCAGTTCAAGCAACATTGTTGGCGCTAGCTGGTCTTAAACGCTTAAATATGACAGAAAATGTGACTTCGATTCTTTCAACTGATGAAATGCTTCCAGCAGTTGCTCAAGGGGCAATTGGGATTGCCTGTAGAAGCAATGATGATAAGATG GCTAATTACATAGCCTCATTGAATCATGAGGAAACAAGACTTGCAGTTGCCTCTGAGAGGGCCTTTCTTGAGACCTTGGATGGATCTTGCCGCACTCCTATTGCCGGATATGCTTACAAGGATGAGGATGGCAATTGCATATTTAAAGGGTTGGTAGCTTCCCCAGATGGAACCCGTG TACTGGAAACATCCAGAAAAGGCCTATATGCTCATGAAGATATGGTTATGATGGGAAAAGATGCTGGCAAGGAGCTCCTTTCGCGGGCTGGTCCTGGCTTTTTTGGTTAG
- the LOC122316937 gene encoding uncharacterized protein LOC122316937 isoform X1: protein MFRLKCFGSYCEEHPSEVSAAMARSTPNYDWDYEGDFPDGKAATGLRTILIESILKSHEDKMWLVKTEEKLSEDVQVLLKDISAARASQQELSSRKSNTQQEIAFFKQWILIVEKRVPELEAEKKVAAAARTFKEAARIAAEAKS from the exons ATGTTTAGACTGAAATGTTTTGGTTCCTACTGTGAAGAACATCCCAGTGAGGTCTCTGCAGCTATGGCAAGGAGCACTCCAAATTATGACTGGGATTATGAAG GTGATTTTCCAGATGGAAAGGCAGCTACTGGGTTGAGAACAATTCTGATAGAGTCCATTTTGAAATCCCATGAAGATAAAATGTGGCTTGTGAAGACTGAGGAGAAGCTTTCTGAGGATGTCCAAGTTCTCCTAAAGGACATTTCTGCTGCAAGAGCTTCACAGCAGGAGCTATCTTCAAGAAAGTCAAACACCCAGCAAGAAATAGCATTCTTTAAGCAGTGGATTTTAATTGTAGAAAAAAGAGTCCCAGAGCTGGAAGCGGAAAAGAAAGTTGCTGCTGCTGCGAGAACTTTTAAGGAAGCTGCAAGAATAGCTGCCGAGGCAAAGTCATAG
- the LOC122316886 gene encoding porphobilinogen deaminase, chloroplastic isoform X2: MESAILGLKKLEEEITDTVNRLQETESLILSKEKEVAMARFPRLLLMAGAATAERAAAALDFGDLEEANLLLADAETADSEAKKLQPIYNLKVEEFENLPSHFISMELVSNLGREQLAEEDSPLALAQAYETRDKLMATHSELAEEGAIQIVIIKTTGDKILSQPLADIGGKGLFTKEIDEALINCEIDIAVHSMKDVPTYLPEKTILPCNLQREDVRDAFISLSAASVADLPAGSTVGTASLRRKSQLLHKYPSLNVLENFRGNVQTRLRKLNEGAVQATLLALAGLKRLNMTENVTSILSTDEMLPAVAQGAIGIACRSNDDKMANYIASLNHEETRLAVASERAFLETLDGSCRTPIAGYAYKDEDGNCIFKGLVASPDGTRVLETSRKGLYAHEDMVMMGKDAGKELLSRAGPGFFG, from the exons ATGGAAAGTGCTATCTTGGGGCTTAAGAAGCTGGAGGAAGAGATTACAGACACTGTTAACAGGTTGCAGGAGACAGAGAGCTTGATCTTATCCAAGGAAAAAGAGGTAGCAATGGCTAGATTCCCTAGATTGCTTTTAATGGCTGGGGCTGCAACAGCTGAAAGAGCTGCTGCTGCTCTAGATTtcggagaccttgaagaagctAACCTTCTACTTGCTGATGCTGAAACAGCAGACTCTGAAGCTAAAAAGCTTCAACCAATCTACAATCTCAAGgtggaagagtttgaaaatttaccaagccattTCATATCCATGGAACTTGTATCTAACCTTGGGAGAGAACAGCTAGCAGAAGAG GACAGCCCACTAGCACTTGCTCAGGCTTATGAGACAAGAGATAAACTTATGGCAACACATTCAGAACTGGCTGAAGAGGGGGCTATTCAGatagtaataataaaaacaactgGCGATAAGATACTAAGCCAACCACTTGCAGACATAGGTGGGAAGGGCTTATTCACGAAGGAAATTGACGAGGCACTCATAAATTGTGAAATTGACATTGCTGTCCACTCAATGAAAGACGTGCCAACTTATTTACCAGAAAAGACAATTTTACCATGTAACCTGCAGCGTGAGGATGTGCGAGATGCATTTATTTCCTTGAGTGCTGCTTCAGTAGCAGATCTCCCGGCTGGGAGCACTGTTGGTACTGCTTCACTGAGAAGAAAGTCACAGTTACTCCATAAATATCCATCTCTCAAT GTGCTGGAAAATTTTCGTGGGAATGTCCAAACACGATTGAGAAAGCTAAATGAGGGTGCAGTTCAAGCAACATTGTTGGCGCTAGCTGGTCTTAAACGCTTAAATATGACAGAAAATGTGACTTCGATTCTTTCAACTGATGAAATGCTTCCAGCAGTTGCTCAAGGGGCAATTGGGATTGCCTGTAGAAGCAATGATGATAAGATG GCTAATTACATAGCCTCATTGAATCATGAGGAAACAAGACTTGCAGTTGCCTCTGAGAGGGCCTTTCTTGAGACCTTGGATGGATCTTGCCGCACTCCTATTGCCGGATATGCTTACAAGGATGAGGATGGCAATTGCATATTTAAAGGGTTGGTAGCTTCCCCAGATGGAACCCGTG TACTGGAAACATCCAGAAAAGGCCTATATGCTCATGAAGATATGGTTATGATGGGAAAAGATGCTGGCAAGGAGCTCCTTTCGCGGGCTGGTCCTGGCTTTTTTGGTTAG